Proteins from a single region of Centropristis striata isolate RG_2023a ecotype Rhode Island chromosome 9, C.striata_1.0, whole genome shotgun sequence:
- the LOC131977593 gene encoding histone H3 codes for MARTKQTARKSTGGKAPRKQLATKAARKSAPATGGVKKPHRYRPGTVALREIRRYQKSTELLIRKLPFQRLVREIAQDFKTDLRFQSSAVMALQESSEAYLVGLFEDTNLCAIHAKRVTIMPKDIQLARRIRGERA; via the coding sequence aTGGCAAGAACCAAGCAGACCGCTCGTAAATCCACCGGAGGCAAAGCTCCCAGGAAGCAGCTGGCCACCAAGGCTGCCCGTAAGAGCGCCCCGGCCACCGGCGGCGTGAAGAAGCCTCACCGTTACAGGCCCGGTACCGTGGCTCTGAGAGAGATCCGTCGCTACCAGAAATCCACCGAGCTGCTGATCCGCAAGCTGCCCTTCCAGCGCCTGGTCCGAGAAATCGCTCAGGACTTCAAGACCGACCTGCGCTTCCAGAGCTCCGCTGTCATGGCTCTGCAGGAGTCCAGCGAGGCTTACCTGGTCGGACTCTTCGAGGACACCAACCTGTGCGCCATCCACGCCAAGAGGGTCACCATCATGCCCAAAGACATCCAGCTGGCCCGCCGCATCCGTGGAGAGAGAGCTTAG